From a single Rhodococcus qingshengii JCM 15477 genomic region:
- the istB gene encoding IS21-like element helper ATPase IstB: MTTKTTTPSMASAPPLPAELEDLLRRLRLPHIRRHAPEVVATAKAQRWEPAEVLKALFAEEVAGRERSALATRRAAAGFPTGKTFDAWQPEASSIPAPTQQALRTLEWVHRRENLVVCGPSGTGKTFLLEALGHQAVEAGLKVAWFTLEDLGVLLRRHRADDTVSKAIARVLRADLVVVDDIGLLPVAQDAAEGLYRLVDAAYEKRSVAISSNLHPSGFDELMPKTLATATVDRLLHHAHVCQTSGDSVRLTQALAGRGVSPLS; this comes from the coding sequence ATGACGACCAAGACCACCACACCATCGATGGCGTCCGCGCCGCCGTTGCCGGCCGAGTTGGAGGACCTCTTGCGGCGGCTTCGGCTGCCCCACATCCGTCGCCACGCACCGGAGGTCGTCGCGACCGCGAAGGCCCAACGCTGGGAGCCCGCCGAGGTGCTCAAGGCTCTGTTCGCCGAGGAGGTCGCCGGAAGGGAACGCTCCGCACTGGCCACCCGCAGGGCGGCTGCGGGGTTCCCGACCGGGAAGACGTTCGATGCGTGGCAGCCCGAGGCATCCTCGATCCCGGCACCGACCCAGCAGGCACTCCGCACCCTGGAATGGGTCCACCGTCGGGAAAACCTCGTCGTGTGCGGGCCGTCGGGGACCGGGAAGACGTTCCTACTGGAGGCACTCGGTCACCAAGCCGTCGAGGCCGGGTTGAAGGTCGCCTGGTTCACCCTGGAAGACCTCGGGGTCCTGCTGCGCCGCCATCGTGCCGACGACACGGTGTCCAAGGCCATCGCCCGTGTGCTGCGCGCCGATCTCGTTGTCGTCGACGACATCGGCCTGTTGCCGGTCGCCCAGGATGCCGCCGAGGGGCTCTACCGGCTCGTCGACGCCGCCTACGAGAAGCGGTCGGTCGCGATCAGCTCGAACCTGCACCCGTCCGGGTTCGACGAGCTGATGCCCAAGACGCTGGCGACCGCCACCGTCGACCGGCTACTGCACCACGCCCACGTGTGCCAGACCAGCGGAGACTCCGTGCGACTTACCCAGGCACTCGCCGGCCGAGGGGTGAGTCCCTTGAGCTGA
- a CDS encoding AraC family transcriptional regulator, which produces MESTDWPLGKILGHIGYQDPGTFRRLFTDRVGISPADYRKRFRNGGAG; this is translated from the coding sequence TTGGAATCGACCGACTGGCCTCTCGGAAAGATCCTGGGGCACATCGGCTATCAGGATCCTGGAACCTTTCGTCGCCTGTTCACCGACCGCGTCGGCATCAGCCCGGCCGACTACCGAAAGCGATTCCGCAACGGCGGCGCCGGATAG
- a CDS encoding dienelactone hydrolase family protein: MTEDDPLEDFDRRTITIDAVAKSVYVAGTGPAVIVMPEMPGISPHVARFARWVRDAGFTVFVPSLFGRDGAVPTVNEGLTVFKRACVSAEFRTLAADEPSPAVRWLRSLAASAHEESGGPGVGVIGMCFTGNFALSMMLEPSVIAPVLAQPSLPLDRPDETDNGPEELEAVRSRLEAEDLTVLAYRFRGDSFCRAQRFAAYSKALGERFVGKVLPDEAANATTSPFFEHVIANPHSVVTAHLVDEAGSPTTVARDEILQFFRERLLAERTSDQ; this comes from the coding sequence ATGACCGAAGACGATCCGCTCGAAGACTTCGACCGTCGAACGATCACCATCGACGCAGTGGCGAAGTCCGTGTACGTGGCCGGCACCGGTCCCGCAGTAATCGTCATGCCGGAGATGCCGGGCATCAGCCCGCATGTAGCGCGATTCGCCCGCTGGGTGCGCGACGCCGGTTTCACTGTCTTCGTTCCGTCACTGTTCGGCCGCGACGGCGCGGTCCCCACAGTGAACGAGGGGCTGACGGTGTTCAAGAGAGCCTGCGTCAGTGCAGAATTCCGCACCCTCGCTGCCGACGAACCGAGTCCGGCGGTCCGTTGGCTGCGTTCACTCGCCGCTTCCGCCCATGAGGAGAGCGGCGGACCTGGCGTCGGCGTGATCGGAATGTGCTTCACCGGTAACTTCGCGTTGTCGATGATGCTCGAACCCTCGGTCATCGCGCCGGTTCTCGCCCAACCGTCGTTACCGCTCGATCGACCGGACGAAACCGACAACGGGCCCGAAGAACTCGAAGCCGTGCGCTCGAGACTCGAGGCCGAAGACCTCACGGTGCTTGCATACCGCTTTCGAGGTGACTCGTTCTGCCGCGCACAACGATTCGCCGCCTATTCGAAGGCCTTGGGCGAGCGCTTCGTCGGGAAGGTACTACCCGACGAAGCGGCCAACGCGACAACGTCGCCGTTCTTCGAACACGTCATTGCCAATCCACACAGCGTGGTGACGGCTCATCTCGTCGACGAGGCGGGATCGCCCACCACCGTCGCACGAGACGAGATTCTGCAGTTCTTCCGGGAGCGATTGCTCGCGGAACGAACCAGCGATCAGTGA